ACGCTCGAATTGTCCCATATTTTCAGAGTTAATACGGAAATACGCTTGAAGTGGTGTATCAACTTTAACACCTTTTGGAACGTAGATGAATGATCCACCAGACCAAACTGCAGAGTTTAATGCAGAGAATTTGTTGTCTGTTGGTGGAATTACTTTTCCGAAATGTTCACGGAAAATATCTTCGTTCTCTTTTAATGCGCTATCTGTATCTTTGAAGACGATTCCTAGAGCTTCTAGGTCTTCTTTCATGTTGTGGTATACAACTTCAGATTCGTACTGTGCAGATACACCAGCTAAATATTTTTGCTCAGCTTCTGGAATACCTAATTTATCAAATGTTGCTTTAATTTCATCAGGTACTTCATCCCAAGACTTCTCAGATTTCTCAGATGGTTTTACGTAGTACGTAATCTCATCGAAATCTAAGTCATTTAAGTCGCCGCCCCATTGTGGCATTGGCATTTCATAGAACTTATCCAGTGATTTTAAACGGAAGTCTAACATCCACTGTGGTTCTTCTTTCATACGTGAAATCTCTTCAACGATCTCTTTTGTTAAACCGCGTCCAGCACGGAAAATCGAAACGTCTTTGTCTTTGAAACCATATTTATAATCGCCGATATCTGGCAGTTGCTTCGCCATGTTGGTGTGTCCCTCCTTAGATAACCTCATTTTTAGGAACCTTTAACATTACTTATCTTCGTTTAAGCCCTTTTCTAACGCTTTCCACGCTAATGTTGCACATTTAATACGTGCAGGGAACTTGCATACGCCTTGTAATGCTTCAATATCTCCTAAATCGATGCTGTCATCGTACTCTTTTCCTAGCATCATGTCAGAGAAAATTTTCGAAAGCTGAAGTGCTTCTTCAATTTTCTTACCTTTTACTGCTTGTGTCATCATTGAAGCTGAAGACATTGAGATTGAACATCCTTCGCCTTCAAACTTCGCCTCTTGCACAATACCTTCTTCTACTTTCATCGTAAGTTGAATACGATCGCCGCAAGTTGGATTGTTCAAGTTAACAGTAACACTATCTTCTAACACGCCATTGTTACGAGGATTCTTATAATGATCCATAATAACTTGACGATATAACGTATCTAAATTATTAAATGACATTTGTGAAATACTCCTTTGTCTTGATTAGCGATTCAACAAATGTATCAATTTCTTCTTTTGTATTATATAAATAGAAGCTCGCACGTGCTGTTGAAGAAGCTTTTAGCCACTTCATAAGCGGTTGTGCACAGTGATGTCCTGCGCGAACTGCAATGCCTTCTACATCTAATACAGTCGCTACATCGTGAGGATGTACGTCTTCAATATTAAATGTAACAAGACCAGCGCGATGCTTTGGACCATAAATTGTAACGCCATCTACTTCTGATAGTCTTTCTAAAGCGTATTGCGCTAATTCATGCTCATGCTTTTCAATATTATCAAGACCGATTTCTTCTAGGAAATCAATTGCCGCACCAAGTCCGATTGCATTACCGATAATCGGTGTACCTGCTTCAAACTTCCACGGAAGCTCTTTCCAAGTAGATTCTTGTAAATCTACGAAATCAATCATTTCACCGCCAAATTCAATTGGCTCCATATTGTTCAGCAATTCTTTTTTACCATATAATACGCCGATGCCTGTAGGTCCGCACATCTTATGAGCAGATAATGCGTAGAAATCACAGTTTAAATCTTGTACATCTACTTTCATGTGAGGTGTACTTTGTGCACCGTCAACGACCATAATTGCGCCATTTTCGTGTGCAATCGCTCCGATTTCTTTTACAGGGTTAATCGTTCCAAGCACGTTTGAAACTTGCATAATAGAAACGATTTTTGTATTCGGTGTAACTGTTTGACGAACATCTTCTAAAGAAATTGTACCGTCTGGTTGAAGCGGAAGGTATTTTAAAGTTGCACCAGTTTTCTTCGCAACTTGTTGCCACGGAATGATGTTACTATGGTGCTCCATGTAAGAAATAACGATTTCATCGCCTTCTTTTACATTTTCAAGACCATAGCTAGCCGCTACTGTATTTAATGCAGTTGTCGTTCCGCGCGTGAAAATAATCTCTTCCATTGATTTCGCGTTAATAAACTTGCGAACTTTCTCGCGTGCACCTTCATACGCGTCGGTAGCTTTCGTACCGAGCGTATGAACACCGCGATGCACGTTAGAATTATATTCTTTATAGTAACGTTCTAACGTTTCAATGACTTGAATTGGTTTTTGAGAAGTTGCTGCACTATCGAAATATACAAGTTGTTTGCCGTTCACTTTTTGATCAAGAATTGGAAACTGTTTGCGTATTTCATGAATATTCATTAGCGAACTTTCCTTTCAATTACCTCAACAAGCTGTGCTTTTACTCCTTCAATTGGAAGCTCATTTACTACAGGTGCTAAGAATCCATGGATGACTAAACGTTCTGCTTCGCGTTTTGGAATACCACGGCTCATCAAGTAGTATAATTGGTACGGATCTACGCGGCCTACTGAAGCTGCGTGACCTGCCATTACATCATCTTCGTCGATTAAAAGTATTGGGTTTGCATCACCGCGTGCTTTCTCATCTAACATAAGAACGCGAGAAGATTGTTGTGCGTTTGATTTAGATGCACCGTGTTCAATCTTACCAATCCCGTTAAAGATAGATGTTGCACTATCTTTTTGTACACCGTGTTTTAAAATCCAACCTTCAGAGTGTTTACCGAAGTGAACAACTTTAGTTGTAAAGTTTTGTGTTTGGTTACCACGGCCAATTGTTACTGTTTTCGTATCAGCATATGAACCGTCGCCCATTAAGTTTGTAACGTTCTCGGAAATTGTATTTCCGTCATTCATAAGGCCTAGAGCCCAATCAATGCGGCCGTCGCGTCCAACAACACCGCGGCGGTTAACGTAAGTTGTTACGTCTTTTGCTAATAGATCAACCGCACCAAATTTAACTTGTGCGCCTTGTTCCACGATTACTTCTGCTACGATATTTGCAATACCTTTAGCATTTTCATTTGCAACATAGTTTTCTACATAAGTTGCAGTACTGTTCGCATCAGCTACGAATAATACATGGTTATATACGTTAGCTTCTTCGCCGTCTACTAAGAATACAGCTTGAAGTGGAGTTTCAAGAACAACGTTTTTCGGAACATATACGAATGCACCGCCGTTGATTAATGCAGCATGAAGTGCAGTTAAACGATGCTCGTCTACCTTCACGCCATCTTTCATTAAGTACTTTTGTACTAGCTCAGCGTGCTCAGTTGCAGCTGTTACGATGTCTGTAAAAATAACACCTTTTTCTTTTGCTTCGTCTGCTAAAGAAACGAACGCTGTTGTACCAGTGCGTTGTACTAATACGCTGTTGTTTTCATCGATTAAGTTTTTCACTGCTTCTGGAAGCTCTGTTAAA
This genomic interval from Bacillus thuringiensis contains the following:
- the sufD gene encoding Fe-S cluster assembly protein SufD, with the protein product MTIGTLPFDQETIRQRASEVNEAAWLTEFRLQALAQATELPMPTPDKTKIEKWDFIGKGDAAKQEPVSSLTELPEAVKNLIDENNSVLVQRTGTTAFVSLADEAKEKGVIFTDIVTAATEHAELVQKYLMKDGVKVDEHRLTALHAALINGGAFVYVPKNVVLETPLQAVFLVDGEEANVYNHVLFVADANSTATYVENYVANENAKGIANIVAEVIVEQGAQVKFGAVDLLAKDVTTYVNRRGVVGRDGRIDWALGLMNDGNTISENVTNLMGDGSYADTKTVTIGRGNQTQNFTTKVVHFGKHSEGWILKHGVQKDSATSIFNGIGKIEHGASKSNAQQSSRVLMLDEKARGDANPILLIDEDDVMAGHAASVGRVDPYQLYYLMSRGIPKREAERLVIHGFLAPVVNELPIEGVKAQLVEVIERKVR
- the sufS gene encoding cysteine desulfurase SufS: MNIHEIRKQFPILDQKVNGKQLVYFDSAATSQKPIQVIETLERYYKEYNSNVHRGVHTLGTKATDAYEGAREKVRKFINAKSMEEIIFTRGTTTALNTVAASYGLENVKEGDEIVISYMEHHSNIIPWQQVAKKTGATLKYLPLQPDGTISLEDVRQTVTPNTKIVSIMQVSNVLGTINPVKEIGAIAHENGAIMVVDGAQSTPHMKVDVQDLNCDFYALSAHKMCGPTGIGVLYGKKELLNNMEPIEFGGEMIDFVDLQESTWKELPWKFEAGTPIIGNAIGLGAAIDFLEEIGLDNIEKHEHELAQYALERLSEVDGVTIYGPKHRAGLVTFNIEDVHPHDVATVLDVEGIAVRAGHHCAQPLMKWLKASSTARASFYLYNTKEEIDTFVESLIKTKEYFTNVI
- the sufU gene encoding Fe-S cluster assembly sulfur transfer protein SufU, which translates into the protein MSFNNLDTLYRQVIMDHYKNPRNNGVLEDSVTVNLNNPTCGDRIQLTMKVEEGIVQEAKFEGEGCSISMSSASMMTQAVKGKKIEEALQLSKIFSDMMLGKEYDDSIDLGDIEALQGVCKFPARIKCATLAWKALEKGLNEDK